The following proteins come from a genomic window of Pyxidicoccus sp. MSG2:
- a CDS encoding STAS/SEC14 domain-containing protein: MKQQEELKFGEHHSHFEPPDTLVVAFTGLINMDEVKRTSQLYKETFERHGQYYCIADIGRSQIDTAGRRYLSDNGRSEWFHAVVYVGADVVQRTFGKAIALAMLYTGKTSFETVFVATVDDARAWVTQHRAGRQRKAG; the protein is encoded by the coding sequence AAGTTCGGCGAGCACCATTCGCACTTCGAACCGCCCGACACGCTGGTGGTCGCCTTCACGGGCCTCATCAACATGGACGAGGTGAAGCGCACGTCCCAGCTCTACAAGGAGACCTTCGAGCGCCACGGCCAGTACTACTGCATCGCCGACATCGGCCGCTCCCAGATTGACACCGCCGGCCGCAGGTACCTCTCCGACAATGGCCGCTCCGAGTGGTTCCACGCCGTCGTCTACGTGGGCGCCGACGTCGTGCAGCGCACCTTCGGCAAGGCCATCGCCCTCGCCATGCTCTACACCGGCAAGACGAGCTTCGAGACCGTCTTCGTCGCCACCGTCGACGACGCCCGCGCCTGGGTGACCCAGCACCGCGCCGGCCGCCAGCGCAAGGCCGGGTGA
- a CDS encoding cytochrome P450: MPVTVQKQEETGVPAHATAAVRSPHLGAQYNPFAGPHVENPHPFFEKLRKEEPVTFSPMLNMWLVSRFEDITAILKDPARFSNKDMLGSGTHLTEEAKAILAKGHDTRHVLLGMDPPDHTRLRRLMNRGFTAQRINGMAPFIQKMANELVDKFAGDSRADLVEQLAYPLPAYVILGIMGVPAEDVWKIKRWSADWQQLTFEHIAPEKQVEMANGVIEFQQYCVRLIEERRKAPREDLTSYLVAVEDDGEALTIDELVMAIGASMLSAGHESTTALMANTWKLALEHGLWEQLRANRELVPKFCEEASRFDSVQHSMLRTAREDVMVGGVKIPAGSRLMLLYAAGSRDESLCPYANKLDINREKVPQHLTYGRGTHFCLGAPLARLQFQITTNVLLDRLPELKLVPHQDYGTWQSIVLRQMKHLKVEWTHQV, from the coding sequence ATGCCCGTGACAGTCCAGAAGCAGGAAGAGACCGGAGTCCCCGCCCACGCCACAGCAGCGGTGCGCTCCCCCCACCTGGGCGCCCAGTACAACCCGTTCGCGGGCCCCCACGTGGAGAACCCCCACCCCTTCTTCGAAAAGCTGCGCAAGGAAGAGCCCGTCACCTTCAGCCCCATGCTGAACATGTGGCTGGTCAGCCGCTTCGAGGACATCACCGCCATCCTGAAGGACCCGGCGCGCTTCTCGAACAAGGACATGCTGGGCAGCGGCACCCACCTGACGGAGGAGGCGAAGGCCATCCTCGCCAAGGGCCATGACACGCGGCACGTGCTCCTGGGCATGGACCCGCCGGACCACACCCGCCTGCGCCGGCTGATGAACCGCGGCTTCACCGCCCAGCGCATCAACGGCATGGCGCCCTTCATCCAGAAGATGGCCAACGAGCTCGTCGACAAGTTCGCCGGCGACAGCCGCGCGGACCTCGTGGAGCAGCTCGCCTACCCCCTGCCGGCCTACGTCATCCTCGGCATCATGGGCGTGCCGGCCGAGGACGTCTGGAAGATCAAGCGCTGGAGCGCGGACTGGCAGCAGCTCACCTTCGAGCACATCGCCCCCGAGAAGCAGGTGGAGATGGCGAACGGTGTCATCGAGTTCCAGCAGTACTGCGTCCGGCTGATTGAGGAGCGCCGCAAGGCTCCGCGCGAGGACCTCACCAGCTACCTGGTGGCCGTGGAGGACGACGGCGAGGCGCTCACCATCGACGAGCTCGTCATGGCCATTGGCGCGTCCATGCTGTCCGCCGGCCACGAGTCCACCACCGCGCTGATGGCCAATACCTGGAAGCTGGCCCTGGAGCACGGCCTGTGGGAGCAGCTCCGCGCCAACCGCGAGCTGGTGCCGAAGTTCTGCGAGGAGGCCAGCCGCTTCGACTCCGTCCAGCACTCCATGCTCCGCACCGCGCGCGAGGACGTCATGGTGGGCGGGGTGAAGATTCCGGCGGGCTCGCGCCTGATGCTGCTCTACGCCGCCGGCAGCCGGGACGAATCACTCTGCCCCTACGCCAACAAGCTGGACATCAACCGCGAGAAGGTGCCCCAGCACCTCACCTACGGCCGCGGCACCCACTTCTGCCTGGGCGCCCCGCTGGCCCGTCTCCAGTTCCAAATCACCACCAACGTCCTGCTGGACCGCCTGCCGGAGCTGAAGCTCGTCCCCCACCAGGACTACGGCACGTGGCAGAGCATCGTCCTGCGCCAGATGAAGCACCTGAAGGTGGAATGGACACATCAGGTGTAG
- a CDS encoding STAS/SEC14 domain-containing protein, with protein MQQQEWKIGAHKVRYEPPDVVVATFSGNISLEEIQRAVAVYGEVAKNGPYYMIAEIGQSQLGAEPRRYLSENGKADWFKGSIYVGADVVQQTFGKVIALGMLFTGKTRFETVFVKTLPEARTWVEQHRLKQLKKSG; from the coding sequence ATGCAGCAACAGGAGTGGAAGATCGGCGCACACAAGGTGCGCTACGAGCCGCCGGACGTCGTGGTGGCGACCTTCTCCGGGAACATCAGCCTGGAGGAAATCCAGCGGGCCGTGGCTGTGTACGGCGAAGTCGCGAAGAACGGCCCGTACTACATGATCGCCGAAATCGGCCAGTCCCAGCTGGGGGCGGAGCCGCGGCGGTACCTCTCGGAGAATGGCAAGGCCGACTGGTTCAAGGGCTCCATCTACGTCGGAGCGGACGTGGTGCAGCAGACCTTCGGCAAGGTGATTGCCCTGGGCATGCTCTTCACCGGCAAGACGCGCTTCGAGACCGTCTTCGTGAAGACGCTCCCCGAGGCTCGCACCTGGGTCGAGCAGCACCGCCTCAAGCAGCTCAAGAAGAGCGGCTGA